Part of the Polyodon spathula isolate WHYD16114869_AA chromosome 18, ASM1765450v1, whole genome shotgun sequence genome, CTATAAACTTATTCATATATGTAATCGTGGCAGCTTTCTATTCTTTGCACAGTTTATTTCTAATTTAGTTTGGCTGAAGTCCCGTTCGTGACAGTGAGAGTGAGTACTTCGGTAATCAGCAACAAAGCTCCCCCTGCCTGTCCTTGAGCAAGTGCTGCTGTGttagcaaacacacacaaacactcactcgGCAAAGACTGTTATGAAACTGAATCAGCACAACATTTTACTTTGTATACAGCCTTTAAAACAGAAATACCATTGCGGTCAATGGGGCTCGATGACTTTTGCAGCCTCGACGGTTCCGATCCATTTTGGGTAAGTGCTTCCCTGGTTTATTTATGCGAATAGTTCATTTTCTTTGTGCGTTCTGGTGGCATCATGATGCTATAACGCTGTATAGGCCACGACGTGCGTTGTAAGTGTAGCTCAGCTTGCAGAATATTCGTAAAACTACCGGTGTCAGAAATGCAGCAGCACTACgcaacctttttcttttttttttttttatatctggttACAATTAAACGTAATACATGTATTGGTTTTTAAATTTAATCATAACGTAGTctggtgtgtgtgatttttttttttattcgattGCATTTTAAAGTAACGGTTTGTGACAATTTAAAAATACGTTTTTGGATTCTTCATTTCAAGAGAGAAAAGGCTATAAAGTATTTAGTATGTGTTAGTAGTTGTATTATTCTTTTCAAGGAAACAAATCTCTGCACGAATATGTAAGTAACGTCAATTCAATATGAactggaatattgtttttttagtcATACGGCAGCAATTACTTTTAATGTCAAGGTTTTCATTTAGATTAGACGTATCACGCAATAATGCGTTATTATAAGTTACAAAAAAGACTATAGCAAAACACATTAAGACGCGTACAGTACGAAATGTATTAAATCATTTGgcgtttaataaaatgtaatgaccTCATCGTGTTATAGTACTCGCTGACCTAACCATGGATTGTGATCTGTATGCTTATGACGAAATAAACGAAGAAAAAAGGTAATACTGAGGTCACGACGAGTTATCGTGTCTTGGTGTTTTCACAGATCTGTATACAGACAGTAAAGAGACCCCACCACGCAAATCGAGTGTTTTCTAAACAATAAACTGCGCTTTACCAGGCGCCAGAAAAGAATTGCATGCATCTATATATTTCATGTCATTTTTCACTGACAAAACATTGAAAACACCTGCGATATCAAGCACCTCTTATGTAAACTGCCTATCCCTTACATTTCTATAGAAACTAAACCGCCTAGTGCATgtggtttaaaataatacagGCTGTACATGGTTAAGAAAACCAACACATTTTCATTAGGAAAAGTCTCCAGAGTGATGTGATTCAAGAGAACAGACTTCCCAATTAAAATACACAGCAGAGTCTTGTATCACTAACTCCCTTGTGCTCTAAAGCTGTTGCATTAGACCATTGCAAGAAGCAAAATGTTTTCCTCTGTGACAGACAGTCACGCAAGTGCCCGATGCAGGTTTCCTAGGAATACTGAGCTTGTGTGGATAAAGTTCGATTTAAAACATGGTAATATCGTGCTGCTTGCAGTGGTATAACCCTCACTAGTTTCATTTAGACTACATGTAGTTCCCTAAGTTAAATGTATGCAGTTTTATTGTGTTCATGTTGGAACCAGGGATAACAAAGCAAAGAGAAATGTGCTCTGGTTGTATTTGCATGTAATCCACGTGTTAGATGCGCTCAGTCAGACAGAACCCGGACACTTGTATTGAGTGTGGTAAAGTGCTGCTGCGCCTGTAAACAGATTAACAGTTTTGGAAAGTCAGCTGGGGGCTGAATTTGTTTTTATCAAGTGCATTTGGTAAAGGCGGGCGGAAATGTTTGACTGTACAGTAGTAGGAAGTGACTCACAAGCTGACCAtgcatgttaataaattattCTCAAgggtcattgttttttttgtttttttaaacaaagagacTCCGGAAAAACCTTGGATCCTCTGATAAGACCCATAATAAATTATCATTGTCCTTTTTTGAGCTAAAATCATGTTCTGGATAGCTGGGTATGCCCAGTGCTTGCTGTTGAGAATCCCATATTGAATACCTGTGTGTCCCTTGATATTTAGAACTATTAAAACAAGTTTTAGTTTCCACACTTCAGTTAGTGAGGACGAGGCTTATACCTGGGAATAGTGTTTGCTTATGGTTTATTTAATAACTCTGTCCAGCAAATACTTCATCAGCATGTTACCCTTCAGCACGGTGGCAAGCTAATCTAGCCGTAACCTAGAAGTAAATAGGATTTGCCCAGCCTGTTCTGTGGCACCTTGTGACAGGAGAGCCATTAAGGCTTTGTGTCAAACGAGGCCAGACACACTCGGCCTCCAGTTCCTCTGCCACCTGGCCAcgctgtctcccagtccctctatGCTGTACCTTCTCTGCTGTTAGATAACCTCTTTAAGTGTCTGCTACTCCTTTGAtgtataggaggcagtgtggtccagtggttaaagtccagggcttgtaaccagaaggtcgcTGGTTCAGATCGCATCTCTGCCACTGAATAacacactgtgtgaccctgagcaagttacctccttgtgctccatctgatggatgagatgtaaaaaaaagtaagtggctctgcatataatgcacagttcacagcctacctctgtaaagcactttgtgatagtggtacactatgaaaggtgctatataaaaataaagatattattatattactggaGATGGCAATTCTGATAAAGCACTACACAGTCTCAAAATATCAGATTccatatctgaaaaaacaaataacggAAATATGACATCAGcagctctttaaaataaacagcaaactaTTCTACTGCAGTCAGTGCTCCTCCTTCAGTGGGAAGCAAGGTTTCAAGCATTAATGTCATAAAAGGAATATTCAGTTTACCATGTAAACGCGGAATATGAAAGAAATGAGAGAATTCCGCCTGCATGTATGCAGAGCATTCAGAATATATTCTAGTATTCCAAATACTTAATGTTCTGAATACTTGTGCCATGTAAATGTACtgcctgtctcccagtccctctgtgCTGTACCTTCTGTGCTGTTAGATAACCTCTTTATATTGTCTGTTGCTCCTTTGATGTGTACTGTAGATGGCAATTTTGATAAAGCGCTCAGGCCTGGGAGTTACCCATTTTGTATCAGATAATTCCAGAAAGAAATGCCTCATTTCTACCCCAAGCAGgtacaaaacttacaaaaaacagCAGTACAAAGCAAAACCAAAACATAAGGAGATCCACATCTTTCAATTCTGCATTTTTAACATATGACTCTTCTGAAGTTATGACATTAGATTACTGATAAAACCGGTTGTCTTGTAATGTCTGGTAAGAGCCCCAAACTCTACCCACCGCCAGCGTGACTGTTTTACATGGTTTAATATTTAAGAAACCGTGGCTGCAGTGTGAGTATTAAAAggaaataacagaaacaaaaccacaattGTAAAAGGAGACTCTGAAAGAAGGCACAGTACTAGAATAATGCTAAAATTGCCTGTGCTTTTGTTGAGTGAAAGGAAATTCCTTCCATTTGCACGCACACCTCTTATGAAGAGGAATGTTAATCAGGTCAGCACTGCACAACTCTCCCTAAATTCAGTAATACACTCTACTGTAGTTTACTGGCTGTAAAATATAAAGAACAACTAAAATACATCTTTCCATTCACTAATGAAAAACATTAAGAGGCGcattgcaaataattgcagatgcaaatttcaaattgcattgcactgcaccctatgtaaACTTAAGACCAATGCAAATTACTAAACATGCACAAATAACGATCCGCAGTTATGATAATGATGGGCTCGATAAGagcatcggtctatttagcggccgcacttgcaCAGTTAGGAGTTAGGATAAAACTTTCCATTCACCGATGAAAAAGCATTATGAATCTAACAGAATGCCTATCATGAATATGAGAAGAGGAACAGCTCCAGGGGAATCATTATTTAAGATAATAACATGCTGTGTATTTCGTTCTCATATTGATATTCCATAGACTGTGCTTGATTTGCTGCTAAGATGCTTTGCTTTGACTTCTCATTCTTGCTGAAAACCAACACATTTTTCATTAGGGAAAGTCTCCAAAGTGATGACTTGATTCAAGACAGCAGACCTcccaagtaaaataaatacatacacactatAGTCTTGTAGTTTCCTGTAGTAAATACTGCAGTATAGCATATGGAACTATATATGTTGTATTTGGACAGCACTAGTATTTTTTTATATGGGTTTTTTGCTCAACTCCTACTGCACATAGTCAGTACTATGCACTTTGTGAAAACACAGGAGAACAcgggtgaggagagagagactgTGCAGGGAGTACTGTGTTGAATGTAGGACTTTTCCCCAAGGTGAACTGTACTATTAACAGGCCCCTCACTGTACTGTTCAGTCTCTTGTTATCTccactgaattatttttattcagtcGAGGGGCAGGCTAACAAACTCCCTTATGTTCTAAAGCTGTTGCATCAGACCATTTAAACAGACACACAAGAAGAAAAGCAAAATGTTCTCTGTGACAGACAGTCACGCACATGCCCAGTGCAGATTTCTTAAGCATACTGAGCTTGTGTGGATAAAGGTCTATTTAAAACATGGTAACATGACCAGGGCAGGTCAGTGTGATATATCATGCTGCTTGCAGTGGTATAAACCTCACTAGTTTTATTTAGTTCCCGAGTGTAGTAAAGTGCTGCTGCGCCTGTAAACAGATTCAATTTGTTATTTATCAAGTGCTTTTCATAAAGGCGGGCCGAAAAGTTTGACAGTACAGTAGTAAGAAGTGACTCCAAGCTGACCAtgaaatgttaataaattattcGGAAGGGttgatggttttatttttaaacaaagatacTAACCTGGGAAAAACCTTGTTACCCATCAATGGCTGGCAAGCTAATCTAGCCATAACCTAGAAGTAAATAGGATTTGCCCAGCCTGTGCTGTGGTACCTTTTGACAGGAGAGTCATTAAGGCTTTGTGTTAAACGAGACCAGACACATTCAGCCTCCATTCCCTCTGCTTCTGGCCCACACTACCTCCCAGGCCCTCCGTTCAAACCACTAGgccacacatctcccagtccctctctGCTGTACCTTCTCTGCTGTTAGATAACCTCTTTATAATGTCTGTTGCTCCATTCATGTGTACTGTAGATGGCAATTCTGATAAAGCGCTCAAGTTACCCAGTTCGTGTAACAACACTGAGCATTAAGAGGAAATAccagaaacaaaaccacaattGTAAAATGAGACTCTGAAACAAGGCACAGTACTAGAATAACACTAAAATTGCCTGTGCTTTTGTTGAGTGAAAGAGGAAATTCCTCCCACTTGCATGCACACCTCTTATGAAGAGGAATGTTAATCAGGTCAGCACTGCACAACTCTCCCCGCAGTTATGATAACGATGGTCTCAATAGGagcatcggtctatttagcggccgcacttgcacagttaggagtacagagagcagtagtctcTGTAGAACATTTGTGGAGtaagaaaatacaaaccaaaaaaaaaaatatgtcagtgaaagggcagcaaagtccttttgacgcacggaaaagaaaagaaacattttctgagaaggagctgagagtccttatggctggaGTTGTttggaaatgatatgtatttgcCTGCTCTTTTAAGCATGACATTAAGAAGTGTGCCTAActctctggaaaaggtggattgttctatccctccagacattccaaatGTGGTCTGAAGGAACCCAGcacggtccctagattgacgatGGGGTCTTGGTCATCCCCTAATTCAGCTATGAGGtttaggatgacctgcagagtaaGACGATAACGTTTTAACACCGCattcctccggcatcccaaacaaagagACCCTGGGGTTGAATatgggtcttcttcatcttgctcTTCTCCTCCAAACATGTTCCTATCTCTCCTCAACAATAGCCAAGCAttgccacatcaggaagtgtaccacagtagccatcctgaagccaatgacaggtctctgcaggtgtgtgcttttatacagctcttagttactcgcttctacactggtttgcaccttgtaagaacaggtgtaaagtttttggagggacagcaattgcctaagtgcctATGAGAAGAGGAACAGCTCCAGGGGAATCATTATTTAAGATAATAACGTACAGTGGTGCCATGTAGAAGGGGCTTGACTTGGTTTGCTGTGTTCCACCCTACCTGTATGTTTAAGCTGTAGTATTTAGTTCTCGTATTTATATTCCATAGACTGTGCTTGATTTGCTGCTAAGatgctttatttatattgaagtaatcatttatttgtttatggtCGCTCTGTGCTTGCAATGTTCTATAGAATTGAATCCGTCTCTGTCCCTTTGCCTGGCAGGATTGGAACCGGACATGGTACACTCCTAACCCAGATCTGACCCAGTGTTTCCAGAACACAGTGCTGGTGTGGGTCCCCTGCATCTACCTCTGGGTGTGCGCACCTTTCTATTACCTTTACCTCCACAGCCATAACAAGGGGTATATCTGCATGTCCCATCTCAACAGAGCCAAAACTGTGAGTATTATACAACACAACTGACAACCACAGTATATCTACCACATATAAATGCCTTGAAACTCCTCCACTGTTgtattcaaacacacacaggtatacTACGGTTTCCTGCACGTTGAGAAACTGCAGAAGCTTTTGGCATACTTTAAAGAATTAATAGGTATAGCGTGAAATGTGACTGCAGAGTGGATCAAAATCCCATTGGCagttcacaaataaacaaaacaccataAAACTTGACGGTTAGCAGCAATAGAACAAAGGAACGTGGTTGGGGTGGTAGAAATGTCATTACCCACACAAGACCGGAAATCAGTAAGAATTGCAGACATTCTGTGTTCAATTTTCTATAGCTAATGGGTACTGTCAGTGCACAATCTGGTTAAGTGACCCTTGAACCATGTATATCATTATCAGAGCCTGCATTTAATATATTGAAACATATTTGCAATATGAATAGGTACTAAGCTACATTTAAATTGCCTTTTGATTCTGCAGGTTTTCGGGTTCTTGCTGTGGATTATCTGCTGGGCAGATGTTTTCTACTCTTTCTGGGAAAGAAGCCAGGGTACTTCCAAAGCGGCCGTCTACTTGGTCAACCCCACGCTGCTGGGAATCACAATGGTAAGGGAGATTGTTTTTTGTCTTACTGCATTCTGTACTCGGGGATCAGACTGTAGAGAGCTGTTTGGATGTGATGTCCTCATTATTGATGTGGTCTGACTTTTCAGATATCTGACAAGTCAAGTCTGTCCAGAGAGCGGTTCGTTATCCATTGTCAGATTTAgggttattttacagtatttggaGGATTATTTGATTGATCTGACTGTAAAACAGCTGCAACGGTGGGACAGGTCTCACATATTTCATTGCATTTCCCCTTTCAGTTGCTGGCTGCGTTTCTCATTCAGTATGACCGGATTAAGGGGGTCCAGTCTTCCGGGGTGATGCTGGTTTTCTGGCTGATCACGGTGGTCTGCGCTGCTGTCACTTTCCGTTCCAAGATCCTGCAGGCTTTCAGTGAGGTGAGGCGATGCTGGGgggctacagtacaatacaatgcaatatgaGTTTACGCTATCCTTAGGAGTGTAAGCTGATATAATAAAAATGTGGagcaatatttattatttaaaacagttttatggAATCCAGCAGTTGTCGTGGTGGAAATAAGTGTTTCCTCTTGTGCTGTGCAGGTGTCTAGTGTCAGTGTGTTTCGCTACACCACGTTTTATACATACTGCACTCTCCTGCTGGTCCAGCTGATCCTCGCCTGTCTCGCTGACCAGCCGCCACTGTTCTCCAAGGCTGTGAAAGACACTGTGAGTATCTAAGTTTACACACACAGATgcgttgttttaaaaaaaaaaaaaaagactattttagCAAACAGCAAAAGCGAAGaccatcttttttttgtttaagaattgTATCCCTGTGCAGTAGttctgtggggggggggaaaGAAATTTTCACAGCAGAGCAGTCCCTgtatgtaatgtgtgtttttgcttACATGACCATGTTTGTTGAACATGAACTGCAGAATGCAACGTCAGCGCGCCAACTCTTGATGAGTGGAAGCCCGTGTTtggttagaaatgtttttatacagaagaaaAGCAATGTCTGACTGAaatgtctttttcttttacagaacCCTTGTCCAGAATCAGGCGCTTCTTTTCTGTCCAAGATCACCTTCTGGTGGATCACTGGGTAAGATTTGCTCTGCAGTTTGACTCTCACAGCGGCCCTGTGAGGGAGCTCAGCTTTATAGGGACACAGGAAGAAGGGCTTTCTTTGCTGCAAGGTGCTGGTAAATATGGGGGCTCTCTAAGTGAACAGTTTTCATTCATATTATCTTCACTACACCCTCACACAGTTTTTAAAATCCTTAACTAGCTAACTGGTAGTGAGGTAACTTCAACCATTCCCATCATTCTTCCAGTGAGCATTTTTGACTTCTTTATCTCAGTATTGGAAGTTATATACGAATAGCTAAGTAATGTGTCAGTTAAACTCCTTGTGAATGCTGTTTTTTGGTATGATAGCTATTGCAGTTTTCTTACCTCTTGTCTCTATTCTGCCCGTGTTTCTGCAGGTTGATGACTCAGGGCTACAAGCGTCCCCTGGAGGAGCGGGACCTGTGGTCCCTGAATGAGGATGACCAGTCTCAGGGGGTCGTTGCCCAGCTGGTCCGGAGCTGGCAGCACGAGTGTGCAAAGATCAAGAGGTCAGTGAACCAACACCCAATNNNNNNNNNNNNNNNNNNNNNNNNNNNNNNNNNNNNNNNNNNNNNNNNNNNNNNNNNNNNNNNNNNNNNNNNNNNNNNNNNNNNNNNNNNNNNNNNNNNNNNNNNNNNNNNNNNNNNNNNNNNNNNNNNNNNNNNNNNNNNNNNNNNNNNNNNNNNNNNNNNNNNNNNNNNNNNNNNNNNNNNNNNNNNNNNNNNNNNNNNNNNNNNNNNNNNNNNNNNNNNNNNNNNNNNNNNNNNNNNNNNNNNNNNNNNNNNNNNNNNNNNNNNNNNNNNNNNNNNNNNNNNNNNNNNNNNNNNNNNNNNNNNNNNNNNNNNNNNNNNNNNNNNNNNNNNNNNNNNNNNNNNNNNNNNNNNNNNNNNNNNNNNNNNNNNNNNNNNNNNNNNNNNNNNNNNNNNNNNNNNNNNNNNNNNNNNNNNNNNNNNNNNNNNNNNNNNNNNNNNNNNNNNNNNNNNNNNNNNNNNNNNNNNNNNNNNNNNNNNNNNNNNNNNNNNNNNNNNNNCAGCTAGCCATCCTTACTAAACTTGCAATAGGGAGAAGTCAACCACTGTAACGTAACAATGCAATGTTCAGCATTGCCTCCAGCTCTCCCTCTTGGTCTGGCATCCCCAAAGAGCGCCCCCTGCCTACCTGGATGAACCCATAGAATAGCCCTAGTGGTAGGATGATGACGGCGGTGATGGGCGTGGCCAGGAGCACGATGATGCAGATCTCCAGCAGCTTGAACAGGTAGCCCAGCATCATTTTGAGGCCGTCTGGGATCATGCAGTCGATGGCGTCCATCTCCTTGGAGAAGCGGTTGAGCAGGTTCCCACTGGGCGTGCGCTCGAAGAAGCTCATGGGCGAGTGCAGCATGTTGTGCAGCAGGTCCTGGTGGAGGTGGTGGGATGCAATGATCCCACCTACAGAGATAGCCACCGTGGTGCCAAAGATAGCGATGCCTACAGGCACAATGAGGGAGGTGTGTAGTTAAACAAACTGAACTCACACTATTGGTATAAAAACATCCAATTTGGCTGTTCCTGATGGTTTTGTTGTTAATATTTTCATCATCAAGGGCAATCAGATTCAGCAATCAAATACTTAATGGGTTGAGTTCTTActattgtactttaaaaaaaaatgtctaatgcAATTGTGAATTTGTTGCTGAACCTTGGATTCAGAAAGGGCAGCCTCACCTTGTGCGAAGCCCAGCGCTCCATAGATGCCCAATTTAAAATCGGTGTCCAGCTGCGTCCCATTGACAATAGGATCATCTGCCCACATGCTGAGCCAGTAATTATAGGAGATAGAGGCGGCTTGCTGGAAGACGTATAGGAAGATGATAGGAAGGATGAGGGCCAAGCCGATGGTCTTGAAGTATTCCATGTAGATGGCCATCTTCACCTGCAGcggaggaaaaaataaatgacagcatAGGAAGAAACTTCTCCTACTGAGCAGTTAACCAGCTGTAACTTCATCAAGTATTCTGGCACCTACTCTCCCAGTCTTGGCTCTGTCGGCCTGTGTTAGTTTCCCAGCATCCTCTGCAGCCTGAGGCTGGTCAGTCTCGGAGCTGGGCTCCACGTTCTGCAGGCTGATGCTGCCTGTGTCTCCGCTGCCGGCAAACAAGACAAAATCAGCAACTACACTACAGGAACAAACTGCTACATAACCCTCAACACCCAGCAGTAACTATAGTATGCCTACCTGACAATCTGCTCTTGGGAGAGGTCCCTGAGGACGGGCATGTAGTCGGTCACACTGAGCCTTAAGGATGACTTTCTGGTACCTGCAACATTCACACAGGGGTCAGCACTGACATGCAGCATCTCGCACAACACTTGGCTGTATGGACCACTGCACTGCACCAGGCAGACTTGAATTGCGTTATATGTATAATATGCTGCAAATACATTGTAAAGATGGTACTTTCTTAAGCAACTTATTATTATCAAAGGAGTTCAGCAGCCGCTCAGAAAGCTTTCATCACAGgacatttttgtaagtttgttttgtaGGAAATACAAGTAAGTGGACATGCTTCGTGGGTAACCCTTAAAGAAAGGATCACAAAGTCTTAAATTtctaactgtattttattaacattttttcacAGGTTTGAGACTCGCCTTTGTGAACAG contains:
- the LOC121331166 gene encoding multidrug resistance-associated protein 1-like, giving the protein MGLDDFCSLDGSDPFWDWNRTWYTPNPDLTQCFQNTVLVWVPCIYLWVCAPFYYLYLHSHNKGYICMSHLNRAKTVFGFLLWIICWADVFYSFWERSQGTSKAAVYLVNPTLLGITMLLAAFLIQYDRIKGVQSSGVMLVFWLITVVCAAVTFRSKILQAFSEVSSVSVFRYTTFYTYCTLLLVQLILACLADQPPLFSKAVKDTNPCPESGASFLSKITFWWITGLMTQGYKRPLEERDLWSLNEDDQSQGVVAQLVRSWQHECAKIKRSPSLLNLQ